A window of Caretta caretta isolate rCarCar2 chromosome 13, rCarCar1.hap1, whole genome shotgun sequence contains these coding sequences:
- the LOC125622599 gene encoding angiogenin-2-like translates to MALKVTPMLLLLLAAALVLLGASASQEQYDRFLLQHFDAKPKGRDDRYCNNRMRYMMKEDRRRYPNPGPKVCKETNTFIHGNSDDIKAICTSHGGRNYVTRTRQAMRQSLRPFQITHCTWHGGKPLDNCQYRAARDSRMIIIACDKHEHPVHFAESQI, encoded by the coding sequence ATGGCTCTGAAAGTGacccccatgctgctgctgctactggctGCTGCGCTGGTGCTGTTGGGAGcatcagccagccaggagcagtaTGACCGATTCCTCCTGCAGCACTTTGATGCAAAGCCCAAGGGTCGTGACGACCGCTACTGCAACAACCGCATGCGCTACATGATGAAGGAGGACAGGAGGAGGTACCCAAATCCTGGGCCAAAAGTCTGCAAGGAGACAAACACCTTCATTCATGGGAACAGTGACGATATCAAAGCCATCTGCACTAGCCATGGAGGCAGGAACTATGTAACCAGAACCAGGCAGGCCATGCGCCAGAGCCTCAGACCATTCCAGATCACCCACTGCACCTGGCACGGAGGTAAACCCCTCGACAACTGCCAGTACCGGGCGGCCCGGGACTCTAGGATGATCATCATCGCATGCGACAAGCATGAGCACCCCGTGCATTTTGCAGAGAGCCAGATCTGA